From the genome of Streptomyces sp. V1I1, one region includes:
- a CDS encoding NAD(P)H-binding protein, with protein sequence MTNRESTEGIVLVTGATGTVGSQVVAELLRRGHSVRALTRDPAKADFPAGVEVVQGDLTDPESLTAALEDVTGLHLITFGGPYFAPLETGPQILEQARKAGVRRVTVLHGGGPSLLEDAVRAGGPSHAEGCGGEFAWTVVMPVEFMSNALEWADGIRGDDAVREPFTGRLSAMVHEGDIGAVAAVALTEDGHGGKEYVITGPEVLTLKDKTDALAAARGREIRLVELSEEQAVEQWRAAGQPDEVIGFLLEAYGNTPLVGRTVVDTVEKVTGRPARTFAQWAAEHADAFRA encoded by the coding sequence ATGACGAATCGAGAGAGCACCGAAGGAATCGTCCTGGTCACCGGAGCAACCGGAACCGTTGGCAGCCAGGTCGTCGCCGAACTCCTCCGCCGTGGACACTCCGTCCGTGCCCTGACCCGTGACCCCGCCAAGGCGGATTTCCCCGCCGGCGTCGAGGTTGTGCAGGGCGACCTCACCGACCCCGAATCCCTCACAGCCGCTCTCGAGGACGTGACCGGCCTCCACCTGATCACCTTCGGCGGGCCGTACTTCGCCCCTCTTGAGACCGGCCCACAGATCCTCGAACAGGCCCGCAAGGCGGGTGTCCGCCGGGTCACCGTGCTGCACGGCGGCGGCCCCAGCCTGCTGGAGGACGCGGTGCGGGCTGGGGGCCCCTCCCACGCCGAAGGCTGTGGGGGAGAGTTCGCGTGGACCGTGGTCATGCCGGTGGAGTTCATGTCGAACGCGCTGGAGTGGGCGGACGGCATTCGCGGCGACGACGCGGTGCGGGAGCCGTTCACCGGCCGGCTGAGCGCGATGGTCCACGAGGGCGACATCGGCGCCGTCGCCGCGGTCGCGCTCACCGAGGACGGCCACGGCGGCAAGGAATACGTGATCACCGGCCCGGAGGTGCTGACCCTGAAGGACAAGACGGACGCCCTCGCGGCCGCCCGCGGCCGGGAGATCCGGCTCGTTGAGCTGAGCGAGGAGCAGGCGGTCGAGCAGTGGCGGGCGGCCGGCCAGCCGGACGAAGTGATCGGCTTCCTGCTGGAGGCGTACGGGAACACACCGCTCGTCGGACGTACCGTCGTCGACACCGTCGAGAAGGTCACGGGGCGCCCGGCGCGGACCTTCGCCCAGTGGGCGGCGGAGCACGCGGACGCGTTCCGCGCGTAA
- a CDS encoding sensor histidine kinase has product MLTTASVLPLTVLYVTEKTRSPEFHLAMGALSGLRQDLFHDALAYRPLPRRRTDGPITRRLPGRIREYAGWTPHAVLVVVAFFVLLMASVSGDSGGAGYEFVLTGFVPAAAVVMTLLRPVGAWWLSLLSTPVVGVLAHYGDGWPWTPSSFLSHLTVMTVVALRTRPRTAAWMWVLTGAYGTFSEVLLSRGGSSDTPQMLFFSALVLLATTVLQVRREAKQEVAAQQTVTAVERDRRTLLEERTTIARELHDVVAHHMSVVAIQAEAAPYRVENPPPELEKAFATIRENAVAALTELRRVLGVVRAEDYQAPDAPQPVLADIENLLSNVREAGLEVGKTVTGAVRDLPQGVELSAYRIIQEALSNALRHAPGSSAKVEISYVLGGLGLRIVNTAPQGLVKPSPGAGHGITGMRERVTMLSGEMTAEPTQDGGYQVTAFIPVAAVPTDAAPATEEPS; this is encoded by the coding sequence ATGCTGACGACCGCGTCCGTCCTTCCGCTTACCGTTCTGTACGTGACCGAGAAGACCCGCAGCCCCGAGTTCCACCTGGCCATGGGGGCCCTGAGCGGCCTCCGCCAGGACCTCTTCCACGATGCCCTCGCCTACCGCCCCCTGCCGCGCAGGCGGACGGACGGGCCGATCACCCGCCGGCTCCCGGGCCGGATACGCGAGTACGCGGGGTGGACCCCGCACGCCGTGCTCGTGGTCGTGGCGTTCTTCGTGCTGCTCATGGCGTCTGTTTCCGGCGACAGCGGGGGCGCCGGGTACGAATTCGTCCTGACCGGGTTCGTCCCCGCCGCCGCGGTGGTGATGACGCTGCTCAGGCCGGTCGGCGCATGGTGGCTCTCCCTGCTCAGCACACCCGTCGTCGGCGTGCTGGCCCACTACGGGGACGGCTGGCCGTGGACGCCCAGCTCCTTCCTGTCGCACCTGACGGTGATGACGGTGGTGGCGCTGCGGACCCGGCCGCGGACCGCGGCCTGGATGTGGGTGCTGACCGGGGCGTACGGAACCTTCTCCGAGGTCCTGCTCTCCCGCGGTGGCAGTTCCGACACCCCGCAGATGCTCTTCTTCTCTGCGCTGGTGCTGCTGGCGACGACCGTGCTGCAGGTACGCCGCGAGGCGAAGCAGGAGGTCGCGGCGCAGCAGACCGTCACAGCCGTCGAACGCGACAGGCGCACACTCCTAGAGGAGCGCACGACGATCGCCCGCGAGCTGCACGACGTGGTGGCCCACCACATGTCGGTGGTCGCGATCCAGGCGGAGGCCGCGCCCTACCGGGTGGAGAACCCGCCGCCCGAGCTGGAGAAGGCCTTCGCCACGATCCGCGAGAACGCGGTGGCGGCGCTGACCGAGCTGCGCCGGGTCCTCGGTGTCGTGCGGGCGGAGGACTACCAGGCCCCCGACGCGCCGCAGCCGGTGCTCGCCGACATCGAGAACCTGCTCTCCAACGTCCGTGAGGCGGGCCTGGAGGTGGGGAAGACGGTGACGGGCGCGGTACGTGATCTGCCGCAGGGCGTCGAGCTGTCGGCGTACCGGATCATCCAGGAGGCGCTCAGCAACGCGCTGCGCCACGCGCCGGGGTCCTCGGCGAAGGTCGAGATCTCCTATGTACTCGGCGGCCTCGGCCTGCGCATCGTGAACACCGCACCCCAGGGCCTGGTCAAGCCGTCGCCGGGCGCGGGCCACGGCATCACGGGCATGCGGGAGCGGGTGACGATGCTGAGCGGCGAGATGACCGCGGAGCCGACGCAGGACGGCGGCTACCAGGTGACCGCCTTCATCCCCGTGGCAGCCGTCCCCACCGACGCCGCCCCCGCCACCGAGGAGCCGTCATGA
- a CDS encoding sensor histidine kinase, whose amino-acid sequence MADEDNLNRWERAALRPPELWNFEAMPLPPMARPRWLRRLPHVLIGYGALTLAIFGSDELVNQFRVHGQYGIPLGVATAAVVGYAMRRPLAAWWMSLGIAALTAFAVGGQLPGGQPWPWTVPGVIANAAVLFLVALRVRTRIAVKALVVTVGVGFVFDVFGLAMPRYNSSSATAAIVYAVVVLVGTSLHGRREARDRLAEQESLTAEERSRRTLLEERNRIARELHDVVAHHMSVISIQAQVAPHLVQNPSDELKENLEGIRENALEALTELRRVLGVLRSENPEGAPHAPQPTLDRLDSLVENVRSAGLSITTHSAGEPHPLSPGVELSAYRIIQEALSNAIRHAPGSEVRVEIVYKPSVLGVRVINTASAKPAPPSPGAGHGLLGMRERAAMLGGGLAAGRTPDGGYEVTAHLPLQVSKDNA is encoded by the coding sequence GTGGCGGACGAAGACAACCTCAACAGATGGGAGCGGGCGGCTCTGCGCCCCCCTGAGCTGTGGAACTTCGAAGCGATGCCGCTTCCGCCGATGGCACGCCCCCGCTGGCTCCGCCGGCTGCCGCATGTCCTGATCGGCTACGGCGCCCTCACCCTGGCGATCTTCGGCTCCGACGAACTCGTCAATCAGTTCCGCGTGCACGGCCAGTACGGCATCCCGCTCGGCGTCGCCACCGCCGCCGTGGTCGGGTACGCGATGCGCCGGCCGCTGGCCGCTTGGTGGATGTCGCTGGGGATCGCCGCACTGACCGCGTTCGCCGTGGGCGGCCAACTGCCCGGCGGGCAGCCCTGGCCGTGGACCGTACCGGGTGTCATCGCCAACGCGGCCGTGCTGTTCCTGGTCGCCCTGCGCGTCCGGACCCGCATCGCCGTCAAGGCCCTGGTGGTCACCGTCGGGGTCGGGTTCGTCTTCGACGTCTTCGGGCTCGCGATGCCTCGGTACAACTCGTCGTCCGCGACGGCCGCGATCGTGTACGCCGTCGTGGTCCTCGTCGGTACATCACTGCACGGCCGCCGCGAGGCCCGTGACCGGCTCGCCGAGCAGGAGTCGCTCACGGCCGAGGAGCGGTCCCGGCGCACGCTGCTCGAAGAGCGCAACCGGATCGCCCGCGAGCTGCACGATGTCGTCGCCCACCACATGTCGGTGATCTCCATCCAGGCGCAGGTGGCCCCGCACCTCGTGCAGAATCCGTCCGACGAGCTCAAGGAGAACCTGGAGGGCATCCGCGAGAACGCCCTCGAAGCGCTCACCGAACTCCGCCGGGTGCTCGGCGTGCTGCGGTCCGAGAACCCGGAAGGCGCGCCGCACGCACCGCAGCCCACCCTCGACCGGCTGGACTCCCTCGTCGAGAATGTCCGCAGCGCAGGGCTGAGCATCACCACCCACAGCGCCGGCGAGCCGCACCCGCTGTCGCCCGGCGTCGAACTGTCGGCGTACCGGATCATCCAGGAGGCGCTCAGCAATGCGATACGGCACGCGCCCGGGTCCGAGGTACGCGTGGAGATCGTGTACAAGCCGAGCGTGCTGGGCGTCCGAGTGATCAACACCGCGTCGGCGAAGCCCGCCCCGCCGTCCCCCGGAGCAGGCCACGGTCTGCTCGGCATGCGCGAACGCGCCGCCATGCTCGGCGGCGGCCTCGCCGCGGGACGCACCCCCGACGGCGGCTACGAAGTCACCGCACACCTGCCCCTGCAAGTCTCGAAGGACAACGCATGA
- a CDS encoding alpha/beta hydrolase yields MASRLRRTLLAALVTAAVAVPVSAAARPAAVPAPAPVALAPVTAAELPALGDRYEANRGNIREAVRTAADHGDRGRAARLRVMADPTRHFLTFDGRDGGRTAEVFGDLAGAERIAVLVPGSDTNLDTYERFRAGAAALHGELGGRAAVVAWLGYATPGTVSPEVLTEGRADGAARQLRLFIRELGDAKPAARVSLLCHSYGSVVCGRAAHSIDVADIVLYGSPGAGVEHVAELRTRAAVWAGRGSDDWIANVPHLRLELLGTTVGFGADPVSPGFGARTFDAGDGGHSDYLKPGSPSLRNLGRIVLGRATEVTHA; encoded by the coding sequence ATGGCGTCCCGCCTGCGTCGTACCCTGCTCGCCGCGCTCGTCACCGCCGCGGTGGCCGTGCCGGTGTCGGCGGCGGCGCGGCCCGCAGCCGTCCCCGCGCCCGCCCCGGTCGCACTCGCGCCGGTCACCGCCGCCGAACTGCCGGCTCTCGGCGACCGCTACGAAGCCAACCGCGGCAATATCCGCGAGGCCGTGCGGACGGCCGCCGACCACGGCGACCGGGGGCGGGCCGCCCGGCTGCGCGTCATGGCGGACCCGACGCGGCACTTCCTCACCTTCGACGGGCGTGACGGCGGCCGCACCGCCGAGGTGTTCGGCGATCTCGCGGGCGCCGAGCGGATCGCCGTACTGGTGCCGGGCTCGGACACCAACCTCGATACGTACGAACGCTTCCGGGCCGGGGCCGCCGCCCTCCACGGCGAACTGGGCGGCCGCGCGGCGGTCGTCGCCTGGCTCGGCTATGCCACGCCGGGGACCGTCAGCCCCGAGGTGCTGACCGAGGGGCGAGCGGACGGTGCTGCTCGCCAACTGCGCTTATTCATACGTGAGTTGGGAGACGCAAAGCCCGCTGCGCGAGTCAGCCTCCTCTGCCATTCGTACGGCTCCGTCGTCTGCGGGCGCGCCGCCCACTCCATCGACGTCGCCGACATCGTCCTCTACGGCAGCCCCGGCGCGGGTGTCGAGCACGTGGCCGAGCTGCGCACCCGCGCCGCCGTCTGGGCCGGTCGCGGCAGCGACGACTGGATCGCCAACGTCCCGCACCTGCGGCTCGAACTCCTCGGTACCACGGTGGGGTTCGGCGCCGACCCCGTCTCGCCCGGCTTCGGCGCGCGCACCTTCGACGCGGGCGACGGCGGGCACAGCGACTACCTGAAGCCCGGTTCCCCGTCCCTGCGCAACCTCGGCCGGATCGTCCTCGGCCGCGCAACGGAGGTCACCCATGCGTGA
- the kynU gene encoding kynureninase — protein sequence MSESLAAKAAALDAADELAGARKLFALDETVYLDGNSLGALPAHVPERVADVVTRQWGELRIRSWDESGWWTAPERIGDRIAPLVGAGPGQVVVGDSTSVNVFKAVVGAVRLCGDDSRTDILVDATTFPTDGYIAESAARLTGKRLVPVAPADLPAALGPRTAVALLNHVDYRTGRLHELPSLTAAIHEAGALAVWDLCHTAGALPVGLDAHGVDLAVGCTYKYLNGGPGSPAYLYVAQRHQAAFDSPLPGWNSHTDPFAMTADFAPAPGVIRGRVGTPDILSMLALEAALDVWDGVSIDSVRAKSLALTDFFLECVESYVPEGRVTSLTPSAHASRGSQIALRCADAPSVMAKLIARGVVGDLRRTDVLRFGFTPLYVGFGDTERAAAVLAEVLAA from the coding sequence ATGTCTGAGTCACTGGCCGCGAAGGCCGCGGCGCTGGACGCCGCAGACGAACTGGCCGGGGCGCGCAAGCTGTTCGCGCTCGATGAGACGGTCTATCTGGACGGAAACTCCCTCGGCGCGCTGCCGGCGCATGTGCCCGAGCGTGTCGCGGATGTGGTGACCCGGCAGTGGGGCGAGCTGCGGATCCGCTCGTGGGACGAGAGCGGCTGGTGGACGGCGCCGGAGCGGATCGGTGACCGGATCGCACCGCTGGTCGGCGCGGGCCCGGGCCAGGTGGTGGTCGGCGACTCCACAAGTGTCAACGTTTTCAAGGCGGTTGTGGGCGCGGTACGGCTGTGCGGGGACGACTCCCGTACGGACATCCTGGTCGACGCGACGACCTTCCCCACGGACGGCTACATCGCCGAGTCGGCTGCCCGCCTGACGGGCAAGCGCCTGGTCCCGGTCGCGCCTGCCGACCTGCCCGCCGCGCTCGGCCCTCGTACGGCGGTCGCGCTGCTCAACCACGTCGACTACCGCACCGGCCGCCTCCACGAGCTGCCGTCCCTCACGGCGGCGATCCACGAGGCGGGCGCCCTCGCGGTGTGGGACCTCTGCCACACGGCGGGTGCTCTCCCGGTCGGCCTGGACGCCCACGGCGTGGACCTGGCGGTCGGCTGCACCTACAAGTACCTGAACGGCGGCCCGGGTTCACCGGCGTATCTGTACGTCGCCCAGCGCCACCAGGCCGCTTTCGACTCCCCGCTGCCGGGCTGGAACTCCCACACGGACCCGTTCGCGATGACGGCCGACTTCGCGCCGGCGCCGGGCGTGATCCGCGGCCGGGTCGGGACGCCCGACATCCTGTCGATGCTGGCCCTGGAGGCGGCGCTCGACGTCTGGGACGGCGTCTCGATCGACTCGGTACGGGCCAAGAGCCTGGCGCTGACGGACTTCTTCCTGGAGTGCGTCGAGTCGTACGTCCCGGAGGGCCGGGTCACCTCCCTGACCCCGTCGGCCCACGCATCGCGCGGCAGCCAGATCGCGCTGCGCTGCGCGGACGCCCCTTCGGTGATGGCGAAGCTGATCGCCCGCGGGGTGGTGGGCGACCTGCGCAGGACGGATGTGCTGCGGTTCGGGTTCACGCCGCTGTATGTGGGCTTCGGCGACACGGAGCGGGCGGCGGCGGTTCTGGCGGAGGTTCTTGCCGCCTGA
- a CDS encoding response regulator transcription factor, producing MTIRVVIADDQAMVRQGFTVLLNAEPGIEVIGQAVDGREAVAKVAELDPDVVLMDIRMPELGGIEATRRITRAPGATVKVLVLTTFDLDEYVYEALRAGASGFLLKDASAGQLAEAVRVVAAGDALLSPNITKRLITEFSRTAGAPRTPLKERVGDLTERETEVLNLIAQGLSNAEIAARLVVAEQTVKTHVSRILVKLGLRDRTQAAVFAYETGLIRPTGY from the coding sequence ATGACGATCCGGGTGGTGATCGCCGACGACCAGGCAATGGTCCGGCAGGGCTTCACGGTGCTGCTCAATGCCGAGCCGGGCATCGAGGTGATCGGCCAGGCCGTGGACGGCCGCGAGGCGGTCGCCAAGGTCGCCGAACTCGACCCCGACGTAGTCCTGATGGACATCCGGATGCCCGAGCTCGGCGGCATCGAGGCCACCCGTCGGATCACCCGGGCCCCGGGTGCCACCGTCAAGGTCCTGGTGCTGACCACGTTCGACCTGGACGAGTACGTCTACGAGGCGCTGCGCGCGGGTGCGTCCGGCTTTCTGCTGAAGGACGCCTCGGCCGGTCAACTCGCCGAAGCGGTACGGGTGGTGGCGGCCGGCGACGCGCTGCTCTCGCCGAACATCACCAAGCGGCTGATCACCGAGTTCTCCCGGACGGCCGGTGCGCCGCGCACCCCGCTCAAGGAGCGCGTCGGCGATCTGACGGAGCGTGAGACGGAGGTGCTCAACCTGATCGCACAGGGCCTGTCGAACGCGGAGATCGCCGCGCGGCTGGTGGTGGCGGAGCAGACCGTGAAGACGCATGTGAGCCGGATCCTGGTGAAGCTGGGGCTGCGCGACCGTACGCAGGCGGCGGTTTTCGCGTACGAGACGGGCCTCATACGTCCCACCGGCTACTGA
- a CDS encoding diacylglycerol kinase, with the protein MSAHDQLLVVIDPVARRSDGESVRIAKDVLCGGSEAKICLPEGPEEFARALARRGSRRPVVIGDDRALLRAVALLHRDRWLGDGALALVPVGPSASVELAHSLGVPRGAVAAARAVLDGAVRRLDLLVDESDGVVLGDLSIPAASARAAPGANGVSVWDTCRSLVRTLVRPPPAPVVRTHRLRVEADGVLLTDLDRVVEAVTVRAGDGRAEVVVRHGAHAEPVMARASTVTVSGADFRYRADAMVTGPVRTRTWTLRAGAWGLTLPSGAVVAGAGG; encoded by the coding sequence GTGTCGGCTCACGACCAGCTACTGGTGGTCATCGACCCGGTCGCCCGCCGAAGTGACGGCGAGTCCGTGCGGATCGCGAAAGATGTGCTGTGTGGCGGGTCGGAGGCGAAGATCTGCCTCCCCGAGGGGCCGGAGGAATTCGCGCGGGCACTGGCCCGCAGGGGGTCGCGGCGGCCAGTGGTGATCGGTGACGACCGGGCGCTGCTGCGTGCGGTGGCGCTGCTGCACCGGGACCGCTGGCTGGGCGACGGGGCGCTGGCACTGGTGCCGGTAGGGCCGTCCGCCTCCGTGGAACTGGCGCATTCGCTGGGCGTGCCCCGGGGGGCGGTGGCGGCGGCGCGGGCGGTGCTCGACGGAGCCGTACGCCGCCTTGACCTGCTGGTGGACGAGAGCGACGGCGTCGTGCTGGGGGATCTGTCGATCCCGGCGGCGTCGGCGCGGGCGGCTCCCGGGGCGAACGGCGTGTCGGTGTGGGACACCTGCCGCTCGCTGGTCCGCACGCTGGTCCGCCCGCCGCCGGCTCCGGTGGTGCGGACGCACCGGCTGCGGGTGGAGGCGGACGGGGTGCTGCTGACGGACCTGGACCGGGTGGTGGAGGCGGTGACGGTGCGGGCGGGCGACGGCCGCGCGGAGGTGGTCGTCCGACACGGCGCGCATGCGGAGCCGGTCATGGCCCGCGCCTCGACGGTGACGGTCTCGGGGGCGGACTTCCGCTACCGGGCGGACGCGATGGTGACGGGGCCGGTGAGGACGCGGACGTGGACGCTGCGGGCGGGGGCGTGGGGGTTGACGCTGCCGTCGGGGGCGGTGGTGGCGGGCGCGGGGGGTTAG
- a CDS encoding acyltransferase: protein MRELARRIDAATPPERDRAVDALRALAILGVVLGHWLVTALVTDGGGVLHGASPLQHMPWLSPVSWIFQTLAVFFLVGGHVAAKSHAAARARGTGYRQWLATRLARLFAPVAAVLVLWTVAAIGMLATGAGLQTVRTLLTLALSPLWFLLVFAALTAATPLVARLHPLWPLAVVLHIDLFRFGFGGPAWLGWINVPAGWLVPCCLGAAWARGGLRGRAIRWALLLGGAAATAALVLWAGYPASMVGVPGAEISNLNPPTLAAVAFGLAQCGGALLLLGPLRRVLQRPAAWAAVALVNLSAMTVFLWHQTALMAVTTTGLLAGALPGLHTAPDSPGWVLARFAWLPVFALALSVCWGAFRLYEQGRRPAPPKAVRDA, encoded by the coding sequence ATGCGTGAGTTGGCACGCCGGATCGACGCGGCCACCCCGCCCGAGCGGGACCGTGCCGTCGACGCCCTGCGCGCGTTGGCGATCCTCGGGGTGGTCCTCGGCCACTGGCTGGTCACCGCCCTCGTCACCGACGGCGGCGGCGTGCTCCACGGCGCCAGCCCGCTCCAGCACATGCCGTGGCTGAGCCCGGTCTCCTGGATCTTCCAGACCCTGGCAGTCTTCTTCCTGGTCGGTGGGCACGTGGCCGCCAAGAGCCATGCCGCGGCGCGGGCCCGCGGCACCGGCTACCGGCAGTGGCTGGCCACCCGCCTGGCCCGGCTCTTCGCGCCGGTCGCGGCCGTCCTCGTGCTGTGGACGGTCGCCGCGATCGGGATGCTCGCCACGGGCGCGGGCCTTCAGACCGTACGCACCCTGCTGACCCTCGCCCTCTCCCCGCTCTGGTTCCTGCTGGTGTTCGCCGCGCTCACCGCCGCCACCCCGCTCGTCGCCAGGCTGCATCCGCTCTGGCCGCTCGCCGTCGTCCTCCACATCGACCTGTTCCGTTTCGGCTTCGGCGGACCGGCCTGGCTGGGCTGGATCAACGTGCCCGCGGGCTGGCTGGTCCCGTGCTGCCTCGGCGCGGCCTGGGCCCGCGGCGGCCTGCGGGGCCGTGCGATCCGATGGGCGCTGCTGCTCGGCGGCGCCGCCGCCACCGCCGCGCTCGTCCTGTGGGCCGGCTATCCCGCGTCCATGGTCGGGGTGCCCGGCGCCGAGATCTCCAACCTCAACCCGCCGACCCTCGCCGCCGTTGCCTTCGGGCTCGCGCAGTGCGGAGGGGCCCTGCTCCTGCTCGGCCCGCTGCGCAGGGTGCTTCAAAGACCCGCGGCCTGGGCGGCGGTGGCGCTGGTCAACCTATCGGCGATGACCGTCTTCCTCTGGCACCAGACCGCGCTGATGGCGGTCACCACGACAGGCCTGCTCGCGGGCGCGCTTCCCGGACTGCACACCGCACCCGACAGCCCCGGCTGGGTGCTGGCCCGGTTTGCCTGGCTACCGGTCTTCGCGCTTGCGCTGTCGGTCTGCTGGGGTGCGTTCCGGCTGTACGAACAGGGGCGGCGGCCCGCCCCGCCGAAGGCGGTGCGCGATGCCTAG
- a CDS encoding cytochrome P450 translates to MADFAPWSPAFVADPYPAYADLRARGRVHYFEPTRQWLIPHHADVSALLRDRRLGRTYLHRFTHEEFGRTPPPAAHEPFHTLNDYGMLDLEAPDHTRIRRLVSKAFTPRTVESLVPTVRRLAAELVAGLKDNGGGDLLAEVAEPLPVAVIAEMLGIPPADRALLRPWSADICGMYELNPSEETAACAVRASVEFSAYLRELIAERRTAPGDDLISALIAAHDEEDRLSEQEMISTCVLLLNAGHEATVNTTANGWWTLFRNPAQLAALRADHTLLSTAVEELMRYDTPLQLFERWVLDDIEIEGTLVPRGSELALLFGSANRDPEKFENPDTLDLARADNPHVSFGAGIHYCLGAPLARIELAASFGELLREAPTMRLAAEPEWKAGFVIRGVKELRVEL, encoded by the coding sequence ATGGCCGACTTCGCCCCCTGGTCACCCGCATTCGTCGCCGACCCCTACCCCGCCTACGCCGACCTCCGCGCCCGCGGACGCGTGCACTACTTCGAGCCCACCCGCCAGTGGCTGATCCCCCACCACGCCGACGTCTCCGCGCTGCTGCGCGACCGCCGGCTCGGGCGGACGTACCTGCACCGTTTCACGCACGAGGAGTTCGGGCGTACGCCCCCGCCCGCCGCGCACGAGCCGTTCCACACGCTCAACGACTACGGGATGCTCGACCTCGAAGCCCCCGACCACACCCGCATCCGGCGGCTCGTGTCGAAGGCCTTCACGCCGCGCACCGTCGAGTCGCTCGTGCCCACCGTGCGCAGGCTCGCGGCCGAGCTTGTCGCCGGGCTCAAGGACAACGGCGGGGGCGATCTGCTCGCCGAGGTCGCCGAGCCGCTGCCGGTCGCCGTCATCGCGGAGATGCTCGGGATTCCGCCCGCCGACCGCGCGCTGCTGCGGCCCTGGTCGGCGGACATCTGCGGGATGTACGAGCTGAATCCGTCCGAGGAGACCGCCGCCTGCGCGGTCCGCGCCTCGGTCGAGTTCAGCGCGTACCTACGGGAGTTGATCGCCGAGCGGCGCACGGCGCCCGGCGACGACCTGATCTCCGCACTCATCGCCGCGCACGACGAGGAAGACCGGCTGAGCGAGCAGGAGATGATCTCCACCTGTGTGCTGCTGCTGAACGCGGGCCACGAGGCGACGGTCAACACCACCGCGAACGGCTGGTGGACCCTCTTCCGCAACCCCGCGCAGCTCGCCGCCCTCCGCGCCGACCACACACTTCTGTCCACAGCTGTGGAGGAGCTGATGCGGTACGACACCCCGCTCCAGCTGTTCGAACGCTGGGTACTCGACGACATCGAGATCGAAGGGACCCTCGTCCCGCGCGGCTCCGAACTCGCCCTGCTCTTCGGCTCGGCCAACCGGGACCCGGAGAAGTTCGAGAACCCGGACACCCTCGACCTCGCCCGCGCCGACAACCCGCACGTCAGCTTCGGCGCGGGCATCCACTACTGCCTCGGCGCGCCGCTTGCGCGTATCGAACTGGCCGCTTCGTTCGGGGAGTTGCTGCGGGAGGCGCCGACGATGAGGCTTGCGGCGGAGCCGGAGTGGAAGGCGGGGTTTGTGATCCGGGGCGTGAAGGAGCTGCGGGTCGAGCTGTGA
- a CDS encoding response regulator transcription factor: MTIRVLVVDDQMMVREGFSVLLNAMPDIEVVGEAVNGREAIAKVAELAPDVVLMDIRMPELNGIEATREIAAAHAGSKVLVLTTFDLDEYVYQALRAGASGFLLKDASARQLADGVRVVAAGEALLAPTVTRRLITEFSKLSQNPRPPALAQVGDLTERETEVLVLIAQGLSNAEIASHLVVAESTIKTHVSRVLVKLGLRDRTQAAVFAYEARLVTPG, from the coding sequence ATGACGATCCGCGTCCTTGTCGTCGACGACCAGATGATGGTCCGCGAGGGCTTCTCGGTCCTGCTGAACGCGATGCCCGACATCGAGGTCGTCGGCGAGGCGGTGAACGGCCGCGAGGCGATCGCCAAGGTCGCCGAACTCGCGCCCGACGTGGTGCTGATGGACATCCGTATGCCGGAGCTGAACGGCATCGAGGCGACCCGCGAGATCGCCGCGGCGCACGCCGGGTCGAAGGTGCTGGTGCTGACGACGTTCGACCTCGACGAGTACGTGTACCAGGCGCTGCGCGCGGGGGCGTCCGGCTTCCTGCTGAAGGACGCGTCCGCGCGTCAACTCGCGGACGGTGTACGGGTGGTGGCGGCGGGCGAGGCGCTGCTGGCGCCGACGGTCACACGCCGTCTGATCACGGAGTTCTCGAAGCTCTCCCAGAACCCGCGCCCGCCGGCCCTGGCCCAGGTGGGGGATCTCACGGAGCGCGAGACGGAGGTGCTGGTGCTGATCGCGCAGGGTCTGTCGAACGCGGAGATCGCCTCGCACTTGGTGGTCGCGGAGTCGACGATCAAGACGCATGTGAGCAGGGTGCTGGTGAAGCTGGGGCTGCGGGACCGGACGCAGGCGGCGGTATTCGCGTACGAGGCGAGACTGGTCACGCCGGGCTGA